The genomic region AAAAAGTGAAGCACAACCATTACCTACTATACCGCCGCCGCCAGCTCCTTTAAATCAACAAGGCTACATAAAAGTAGACGAAAAGATTTATTTCTACACAACCAAAACAGGAGATCAAAACCTCTATGATCGTAAAGGAAATGTAATTAAAATAAAAGGCAAGAAAGTGACCCAAATAGATCCAAATGATTTACCACCGCCACCACCACCTGCAAATGAGTCACAACAATTATCAAATAAAGAATTAGAAGAATACAACTGGCTTTTAAACAGACACAAAGAGTTTTTAAAAAATGAAAAAAGAATAGTAGTTTTTAAAGCAGACACCAACCGTATGATTTATCTATACAACTCAATGAGCTTAGAACAGCGATCAAAAAATCAGGCTTGGCATTATTTGTATAAAGTAAATAAAGAAAAAGCTGCAAAAATTTTACCACCGCTCGTTCAATAGATAAATCATAACTTAATATTCTTCAAAACATTATGGTAATCGTAATATATAATGAACTGAAATCATTTAACTAATAACATGCTATACTCCAAGTATAAAATAGAAAGACAGATTAAGCATAGTTATATTTATGTTGACTATTAAGATTGTTATGAAAAAAACCATTTAACCGTAACAATCTGAAAATTATTGCGTTATTAATGAGAACCTAAACCTCAACGATATGCAATCCTTTTTCATATTCTGCAGTGGAGCAGACACGACCATCCTAGATCAAAGTAGTGAAGGCGAACGTACCAAATATGCCGGTATAGGCGCTACGGTATTTTTTACAGCACTTATGGCTTTTTTTGCCGCTAGTTATGCACTTTACACGGTTTTTGACAGTTATTGGATTGCTGGAGCATTCGGTTTTGTTTGGGGTTTATTGATTTTTAATCTGGACCGTTACATCGTTTCTACACTCAAGAAAAGCGACAAGAAAATCAACGAGATTTGGCAAGCTACGCCTCGCATTATTCTAGCCATAATCATCGCTGTGGTGATTTCTAAACCGCTTGAATTAAAGATTTTTGAGAAAGAAATTGATCGCGTGCTTCTGGAAGAAAAGAACCAGATGACTCTGGAGAATCAGGAACAGGTAGCACAGCTGTATGCGGTTGAGGAGTCCGCTTTCGCGAAAGCGATACAAGACCTAAAAACAGAAATAACCACCAAAGAAGTAGAGGTAAACGCACTCTACAACAATTATATTACAGAGGCCGAAGGAACTTCTGGTACCAATAAATTAGGTAAAGGACCTGTCTATAAAGAAAAACGTGAAAAGCACGACGCCGCTCTATCAGAGTTAACAGCGCTGAAAGAAAAAAATACCGAAAAAATCGCGAGTATAGAATCGCAAATCGCAGCTTTGCAACAAAATGAGGCCACACAATTAGCAGAATCACAACCTATTATAGACAATTTTGACGGATTAATGGCAC from Nonlabens arenilitoris harbors:
- a CDS encoding DUF4407 domain-containing protein, whose product is MQSFFIFCSGADTTILDQSSEGERTKYAGIGATVFFTALMAFFAASYALYTVFDSYWIAGAFGFVWGLLIFNLDRYIVSTLKKSDKKINEIWQATPRIILAIIIAVVISKPLELKIFEKEIDRVLLEEKNQMTLENQEQVAQLYAVEESAFAKAIQDLKTEITTKEVEVNALYNNYITEAEGTSGTNKLGKGPVYKEKREKHDAALSELTALKEKNTEKIASIESQIAALQQNEATQLAESQPIIDNFDGLMARIEALNKLPFLTSFFIFLLFLAVETSPIIAKVLAPRGEYDLKLAEREELVKSWVTQQKQQQDVLVQTDKELNNRVYADIAEEDALYAYKKKMARELMQQQADAFYKKQKGILG